A genome region from Thermomonospora amylolytica includes the following:
- a CDS encoding class I SAM-dependent methyltransferase has protein sequence MPTVVFDPARYRGGDGTSTVCADAAALPYRDGTFTLVTSRFALRRLGDPARALREMVRVCRPGGRVVVAEVVRPSYDAPARDRLERLRDPAHPGLPALDDLARLLTEAGARVRRLDRINVERPLDQWLADATDPAIAEGIRQALIDELDGGPRTGARPRVIGGELWYTDTWAHLAAEPHHP, from the coding sequence ATGCCGACCGTGGTGTTCGACCCGGCCCGTTACCGGGGCGGCGACGGCACCTCCACGGTGTGCGCCGACGCCGCCGCACTGCCCTACCGGGACGGAACGTTCACCCTGGTCACCTCGCGGTTCGCACTGCGACGGCTGGGCGACCCGGCGCGCGCGCTGCGGGAGATGGTCCGGGTCTGCCGCCCCGGCGGCCGGGTGGTCGTCGCCGAGGTGGTCCGCCCCTCCTACGACGCCCCCGCCCGCGACCGCCTGGAACGCCTCCGCGACCCCGCCCACCCGGGCCTGCCCGCCCTGGACGACCTCGCCCGCCTGCTGACCGAGGCGGGCGCCCGCGTCCGCCGCCTGGACCGCATCAACGTGGAACGCCCCCTGGACCAGTGGCTGGCCGACGCGACCGACCCCGCCATCGCCGAGGGCATCCGCCAGGCCCTCATCGACGAACTGGACGGCGGCCCCCGCACCGGCGCCCGCCCCCGGGTGATCGGCGGCGAACTCTGGTACACCGACACCTGGGCCCACCTGGCCGCCGAACCCCACCACCCCTGA